A genomic segment from Neobacillus sp. YX16 encodes:
- a CDS encoding DinB family protein: MDVKTLLLQQWASCLDEEDWFPPLEKVLEDITFEQAIWKPVEAMNSIWELVCHLLFYEKRFLVRFLGETANEPQAEDNESTFRLPTKTFQNWKETKQEYFYVHRELGKILATTEQEDLYRQIPGEDQSLVLELKSLALHDAYHIGQIVFLSKMQGAWAGKRSF, from the coding sequence ATGGATGTAAAGACACTTTTGTTACAACAATGGGCAAGCTGCTTAGATGAAGAAGACTGGTTTCCACCACTTGAAAAAGTGCTAGAGGATATTACTTTTGAACAGGCAATTTGGAAACCAGTTGAGGCAATGAATTCCATTTGGGAATTAGTTTGTCATTTACTTTTCTATGAAAAGAGATTTCTTGTGCGATTTCTTGGTGAAACAGCGAATGAACCACAGGCAGAAGATAATGAATCTACATTTCGATTACCAACTAAGACGTTTCAAAATTGGAAGGAAACAAAACAAGAATACTTTTATGTTCATCGTGAACTTGGAAAAATACTAGCAACAACAGAACAAGAAGATTTGTATAGACAGATCCCTGGAGAAGACCAATCATTAGTGCTTGAACTGAAGAGTTTAGCATTGCACGACGCATATCATATTGGGCAAATTGTTTTCCTAAGTAAAATGCAAGGAGCTTGGGCAGGGAAACGCAGCTTTTAA
- a CDS encoding type II CAAX endopeptidase family protein encodes MNFIKVKEGKNSWKRYLSSFIVILLFIFVGALPNLIISEWIVNTDGNPNTYFDFEKEDYVGINPLVYFALMNSQFIFWLLGLFVTIRFIHKRKFTSLITPNRKIDWKRIGYGFITYFVILGLTSIIDSLLNPGDYLLNDVRVSDFLLLFVLVLVFTPLQTTCEELFFRGYLLQLLGKWIRIPFLLSLIVGSIFGALHFTNPEMGYSPILVGANYLVTGFIWCYITAKTNSAELSIGAHAANNMLLGWFITMDDSAFGDIPSLFVGRNIDPAISLMWTIVSLGIFLFISLRKYKFTRH; translated from the coding sequence TTGAATTTTATTAAAGTAAAAGAAGGCAAGAATAGCTGGAAGCGGTATTTATCTTCATTTATTGTCATCCTTCTGTTTATCTTTGTTGGGGCGCTGCCTAATCTCATCATTAGTGAATGGATCGTTAATACGGACGGAAACCCTAATACCTATTTTGATTTTGAAAAAGAGGATTATGTAGGAATTAACCCGTTAGTTTATTTTGCCTTGATGAATTCACAATTTATATTTTGGCTTTTGGGCCTTTTTGTCACAATTCGTTTCATTCATAAACGCAAATTCACATCGCTCATTACGCCCAATAGAAAAATAGATTGGAAGAGAATAGGCTATGGATTTATTACTTACTTTGTCATCCTGGGTCTGACGTCCATCATCGATTCCCTGTTAAACCCTGGGGATTACTTATTAAACGATGTCAGGGTTTCTGATTTTTTGTTGTTATTTGTGCTCGTACTGGTATTTACTCCCCTTCAAACGACCTGTGAGGAATTATTTTTTAGAGGATATCTCTTGCAATTGTTAGGAAAATGGATTCGCATTCCTTTTCTTTTATCTCTTATTGTAGGCTCGATTTTTGGCGCGCTCCATTTCACCAATCCTGAAATGGGATATTCCCCCATTTTGGTTGGAGCAAATTATTTGGTAACTGGATTCATTTGGTGTTATATCACTGCAAAAACAAACAGTGCCGAATTGTCGATTGGAGCGCACGCAGCAAATAATATGCTATTGGGGTGGTTCATCACGATGGATGACTCTGCCTTTGGTGACATCCCATCCTTATTTGTTGGCAGAAATATCGACCCGGCGATTTCACTCATGTGGACCATTGTTTCTCTTGGGATCTTCTTATTTATTTCTTTGAGAAAATACAAATTTACTAGACATTAA
- a CDS encoding methyltransferase domain-containing protein, whose translation MCDNVKAKAKYNTWIRIYKLLIFWVISLTLLLVTVLPVHLFLRVFSGIIALPFIYISFILSYSIYQFAAIGGNYQSKIHDLLVAKVNGDGDGKGRILDIGTGSGSLIIKLAKTLPKSILTGIDYWGENWEYSKAQCQQNAKIEGVSDRIIFLKANAAELPFKDDEFAIIVSCLTFHEVKTRKNKTEVIKEALRVLKPGGEFVFLDLFMDRKIFGDEKELLNDLKKHVATVKNYKLAEEMKFPKLLLNKKVLGNATILSGRK comes from the coding sequence ATGTGTGATAACGTGAAAGCAAAAGCGAAATATAATACCTGGATACGAATTTACAAACTACTTATTTTTTGGGTTATTTCACTAACTCTTCTCTTGGTAACCGTATTACCTGTTCATTTATTTCTTCGAGTCTTTTCAGGAATTATAGCGTTGCCTTTTATTTATATATCATTTATTCTATCTTATTCTATTTACCAATTCGCAGCCATCGGGGGGAACTATCAGTCTAAAATACATGATTTACTTGTAGCCAAGGTGAATGGGGATGGGGATGGCAAAGGAAGAATACTTGATATCGGAACTGGAAGTGGATCACTCATTATTAAATTGGCAAAGACCTTGCCTAAGTCCATTTTGACTGGAATTGATTATTGGGGTGAGAATTGGGAATATTCAAAAGCTCAATGCCAACAAAATGCTAAAATAGAAGGGGTCTCTGATCGGATTATTTTTCTGAAAGCTAATGCTGCAGAACTTCCGTTTAAAGATGATGAATTTGCTATCATTGTAAGTTGTCTAACATTCCATGAAGTAAAGACTAGAAAAAATAAAACAGAGGTAATAAAAGAGGCATTAAGGGTGTTAAAACCTGGTGGTGAATTTGTCTTCTTAGATTTGTTTATGGATAGAAAAATATTTGGAGATGAAAAAGAGCTCTTAAATGACTTAAAGAAGCATGTTGCAACTGTGAAAAACTACAAACTTGCTGAGGAAATGAAATTCCCCAAGCTCCTATTGAACAAAAAAGTACTAGGAAATGCAACGATTTTGAGTGGAAGGAAATAA
- a CDS encoding DUF3189 family protein, giving the protein MIYIYNDYAGTHSTALAAAYHLKQLPQSERKLTTEEILQVNYFNLLTKSDFGKIIFHGTDEEGNSVYSIGRKRNKFVVPALKELTLLLQGKYHFEEKIVFSNTSPTVPIAMSLGGFFSRGLGLDFIGVPLLVIGAKQCCDNIFRLVENTKQVGRTTFNENVVILENEIYK; this is encoded by the coding sequence ATGATTTATATTTATAATGATTATGCAGGGACACATTCCACGGCCTTGGCTGCCGCCTATCATTTAAAACAACTTCCTCAATCAGAACGGAAACTAACCACGGAAGAAATATTACAGGTAAACTATTTTAACCTATTAACGAAATCGGATTTTGGAAAAATTATTTTTCACGGAACAGATGAAGAAGGAAACTCAGTTTATTCCATAGGACGGAAAAGGAACAAATTTGTTGTACCTGCATTAAAAGAATTAACTTTACTTCTACAAGGAAAATATCATTTTGAAGAAAAAATCGTTTTCTCCAATACATCCCCTACTGTCCCAATTGCTATGTCATTAGGTGGTTTTTTCTCAAGAGGATTGGGATTGGACTTTATAGGTGTACCCTTATTAGTGATTGGTGCTAAACAATGCTGTGATAATATATTTCGGTTAGTTGAAAATACCAAACAAGTCGGTCGTACCACTTTCAATGAAAATGTAGTTATTTTAGAAAATGAGATATATAAATAG
- a CDS encoding YjcZ family sporulation protein yields the protein MGWFGGYGGYNGGYGYGCGYGGSSFVLIVVLFILLIIVGATTLH from the coding sequence ATGGGTTGGTTCGGCGGATACGGTGGATATAACGGCGGTTATGGATACGGCTGTGGCTATGGCGGCAGCAGCTTTGTATTAATCGTTGTATTGTTCATTCTTCTGATTATTGTAGGAGCTACAACTTTGCACTAA
- a CDS encoding PadR family transcriptional regulator has translation MENITEMLKGVLEGCVLEIISRGETYGYEITQQLRELGFTDVVEGTVYTITMRLEKNNLVDIEKKPSTMGPPRKFYTLNAAGQEQLEIFWKKWDFISSKINELKTKIKLKGEK, from the coding sequence ATGGAAAACATCACGGAAATGCTGAAAGGGGTGCTTGAAGGTTGTGTGCTTGAAATCATCAGCCGCGGCGAAACTTACGGCTATGAAATCACGCAACAGCTGCGAGAACTTGGCTTCACTGATGTGGTTGAAGGCACAGTTTATACGATTACCATGCGTCTTGAGAAAAACAATCTGGTGGACATCGAGAAAAAGCCATCCACAATGGGACCGCCGAGAAAATTTTACACACTCAACGCAGCAGGTCAAGAGCAGCTTGAAATTTTTTGGAAAAAATGGGATTTCATCTCAAGTAAAATTAACGAACTTAAGACTAAAATAAAATTAAAAGGAGAGAAGTAA
- a CDS encoding DUF1048 domain-containing protein, protein MNIFEKIIGSLDDKREWREMEARAKALPSEYRNAYKAIQKYMWTAGGGPTDWKDSSRIFVGILELFEEGAAEGKKVIDLTGEDVAAFCDDLVKDEQTWKDKYRKKLNDTIGRG, encoded by the coding sequence ATGAATATTTTTGAAAAAATCATCGGAAGTCTAGATGACAAGCGGGAATGGAGGGAGATGGAGGCACGTGCAAAGGCACTTCCAAGTGAGTACCGCAACGCTTACAAAGCTATCCAAAAATATATGTGGACTGCTGGTGGTGGTCCCACAGACTGGAAGGACAGCAGCCGTATCTTTGTCGGCATTCTCGAGCTATTTGAGGAAGGAGCAGCGGAAGGCAAGAAAGTCATTGACCTTACGGGCGAGGACGTGGCTGCTTTCTGCGATGACTTGGTGAAGGATGAGCAAACTTGGAAGGACAAATATCGCAAGAAGTTAAACGATACGATTGGTCGTGGCTAA
- a CDS encoding ATP-binding cassette domain-containing protein, translating into MNNAAISVKGLKKSFKDKEVLMGVDFEVCRGEIFALLGSNGAGKTTTVNILSTLMKADRGEVGICGFDVKRQPDHVRQCISLTGQFSALDGMLTGRENLVMIAKLRGVSNPTQVADNLLTRFSLSDAANRRADKYSGGMKRRLDIAMSLIGTPAVIFLDEPTTGLDPEARIEVWDTVKELAGGGTTILLTTQYLEEAEQLADRIAILHDGKIITTGTLTELKEMFPPAKVEYIEKQPTLEEIFLAIIGKKEEM; encoded by the coding sequence ATGAACAATGCAGCGATTTCTGTAAAAGGGTTAAAAAAATCCTTTAAAGACAAGGAAGTCTTAATGGGGGTGGATTTTGAGGTGTGCCGTGGCGAAATTTTCGCACTTCTTGGTTCAAATGGAGCGGGCAAGACGACGACGGTTAATATTCTCTCGACACTGATGAAAGCCGATCGCGGTGAAGTAGGTATTTGTGGCTTTGACGTTAAGCGCCAACCGGATCATGTTCGCCAGTGCATCAGCCTGACAGGGCAATTCTCAGCTCTGGACGGCATGCTCACCGGACGGGAAAACCTGGTGATGATCGCCAAGTTGCGGGGAGTTTCCAATCCCACTCAAGTCGCCGACAATCTGCTTACAAGGTTTAGCTTGTCCGATGCTGCCAACCGCCGGGCTGACAAATATTCCGGCGGGATGAAGCGCCGGCTTGACATCGCTATGAGCCTGATCGGGACGCCAGCAGTCATTTTTCTCGACGAACCGACGACAGGGCTTGACCCCGAAGCGCGGATTGAAGTCTGGGATACTGTCAAGGAGCTTGCCGGCGGCGGCACGACCATATTGCTGACGACCCAGTACCTGGAGGAAGCCGAACAACTGGCGGATCGTATTGCCATCCTGCATGACGGAAAAATCATCACGACTGGTACTCTGACCGAACTTAAAGAGATGTTTCCTCCAGCGAAAGTGGAATACATTGAGAAGCAGCCGACATTGGAGGAAATTTTCCTCGCGATCATTGGTAAAAAGGAGGAGATGTAA
- a CDS encoding ABC transporter permease: MKSKTGVLLGRLMRNILRSPDTIITVAITPIMMMLLFVYVFGGAIETGTDNYVNYLLPGILLMAIASGVAYTSVRLFTDVKSGLMARFITMPIKRSSVLWAHVLTSFVSNALTIVVVILVALLMGFRSSADILDWLAVIGILAMFTLALTWLAIIPGLTAGSMEGATAYSYPLIFLPFISSAFVPTETMPKIVRAFAENQPVTSIVNAIRALLYEGTVGNDIWIALAWCVGIMVIAYFFAGKAFKRQLG, from the coding sequence ATGAAAAGCAAAACAGGGGTATTACTGGGGCGGTTAATGCGCAACATCTTGCGCAGCCCGGATACGATTATCACGGTGGCAATTACACCGATTATGATGATGCTGCTGTTTGTGTACGTATTTGGCGGTGCCATAGAGACAGGCACGGACAACTACGTCAATTATTTATTGCCGGGAATCTTGCTGATGGCTATCGCATCCGGCGTTGCTTACACTTCTGTAAGACTGTTTACGGATGTAAAGAGCGGACTGATGGCGCGTTTCATTACCATGCCCATTAAGCGCTCGTCGGTATTGTGGGCTCACGTGTTGACCTCGTTTGTTTCCAATGCACTTACTATTGTGGTGGTTATCCTCGTCGCGCTCTTGATGGGCTTTCGTTCCAGCGCTGATATCCTGGATTGGCTGGCCGTAATTGGGATCCTCGCGATGTTTACGCTGGCGCTGACATGGCTGGCTATCATTCCCGGACTGACAGCGGGGTCTATGGAAGGGGCGACTGCCTACTCGTACCCGCTGATTTTCCTGCCGTTTATCAGTTCGGCCTTTGTTCCCACAGAAACCATGCCTAAAATTGTCCGTGCGTTCGCTGAGAACCAGCCCGTGACTTCAATCGTGAATGCGATTCGTGCCCTCTTGTATGAAGGAACTGTTGGCAACGATATCTGGATCGCGCTTGCCTGGTGCGTCGGAATCATGGTCATCGCTTACTTCTTCGCCGGTAAAGCATTCAAACGCCAGTTAGGGTAA
- a CDS encoding tyrosine-type recombinase/integrase, with protein MFGGSIGLIHSVDIKNFLNIRIVLFRHPLRHSCYGTHLLNNGALLDVIQSLLGHEKSETTRIYAKLCGSIRHEIFLNGKAMLL; from the coding sequence GTGTTTGGTGGATCAATAGGCTTAATACACAGTGTAGATATAAAAAATTTCCTAAATATTAGAATAGTTCTGTTTAGGCATCCACTTAGGCACAGCTGTTACGGCACCCATTTATTGAATAATGGAGCGCTATTGGATGTTATTCAGAGCTTACTAGGTCATGAAAAAAGTGAAACCACACGTATTTATGCCAAACTTTGTGGAAGTATCAGACATGAAATATTTTTAAATGGAAAAGCGATGCTTCTTTAA
- a CDS encoding MFS transporter: protein MKRIHYSWFILVITFFSIIVAGIVMSSSGVFIDPLEKEFGWDRSIIALAFAISLFLYGISGPFMAALLEVNGLKKMMIVSMATLLTGILLTLMMNQSWQMILIWGVIIGLGASLFLTVVSPYVANHWFVKRRGLAIGILTSSTATGQLILLPVLAAIIENYSWRWAIALFMILSFIMLIVILLFMKNTPKDVGILPYGLEKEIQVSNKGEKKNPIVLAFNGLFEAVKVKEFWLLAGSFFICGLSTSGLIGTHFVSYCISFGIPLVTAASFLSFMGIFNLVGTTLSGWLSDRFDNRWLLFWYYGLRGASLVLLPYALNEGSTTMLVIFTVFYGLDWIATVPPTISISRQIFGTTKSGIIYGWIFASHQVGAAVAAYGGGLVYKFFNTYTWAFFLAGIFCILASLFVIIIKKQHSSQLTKEGIMNI from the coding sequence TTGAAACGTATACACTATAGCTGGTTTATTCTTGTTATTACATTTTTCTCTATTATTGTAGCCGGAATTGTCATGTCATCATCAGGAGTTTTCATAGACCCCTTAGAAAAAGAATTTGGCTGGGATCGATCTATTATTGCGCTTGCTTTTGCAATTAGTCTTTTTTTATATGGGATATCAGGACCGTTCATGGCTGCATTATTAGAAGTGAATGGGTTAAAAAAAATGATGATCGTTTCTATGGCAACTTTGCTGACAGGTATCTTACTTACTTTAATGATGAACCAATCATGGCAGATGATCCTTATTTGGGGCGTTATAATTGGACTAGGAGCAAGTCTTTTTTTAACAGTAGTAAGTCCATATGTGGCGAATCATTGGTTTGTGAAAAGAAGAGGTCTTGCAATAGGAATATTAACGTCAAGTACAGCAACAGGTCAGTTAATTCTACTTCCTGTTTTAGCTGCTATAATTGAAAATTATTCGTGGCGCTGGGCGATTGCTTTATTTATGATCCTTAGTTTCATTATGCTTATCGTAATCCTTTTATTTATGAAAAACACACCAAAGGATGTTGGTATTCTTCCATATGGACTGGAAAAAGAAATACAAGTGAGTAATAAAGGAGAAAAGAAAAATCCTATTGTTTTAGCCTTCAATGGCTTATTCGAAGCTGTGAAGGTGAAGGAATTTTGGTTATTAGCTGGAAGTTTCTTTATTTGTGGGCTTTCAACTAGCGGGTTAATTGGTACCCATTTTGTTTCTTACTGTATAAGCTTTGGCATCCCTTTAGTGACAGCGGCTTCGTTCCTTTCGTTTATGGGAATCTTTAATCTAGTAGGAACAACTCTATCCGGTTGGCTGTCAGATCGTTTCGATAATCGATGGCTATTATTTTGGTACTACGGTTTAAGAGGGGCTTCGCTTGTATTACTTCCTTATGCATTAAATGAAGGTTCCACTACTATGCTAGTTATCTTTACTGTGTTTTATGGATTAGATTGGATTGCAACTGTTCCTCCTACCATTAGTATCTCGAGACAAATCTTCGGGACTACTAAAAGTGGAATCATTTACGGTTGGATTTTCGCATCTCATCAGGTAGGTGCTGCGGTAGCTGCATATGGAGGGGGTCTAGTCTATAAATTTTTCAACACTTATACTTGGGCATTCTTCTTGGCAGGAATTTTCTGTATCCTTGCAAGCTTATTTGTGATAATTATTAAAAAACAACATTCAAGTCAATTAACTAAAGAAGGAATAATGAATATATAG
- a CDS encoding LysR family transcriptional regulator: protein MEIRHFVTFKKVIETGSFTQAAENLGYTQSTVTSHIQALEEHLGGPLFDRMGRKVGLTDIGKKLLPYTQEILDTYEKIESITSEEKDIRGTIKIAAPESLTVYRLEPILREYRKKFPHVSIRLSNATCGDNKKAILNGSADIAFVMLPRFEDSDLVILPLINEPIVLVGSPDCSLNSLAKSYENQKLSECLITNEKEASYRRIFEEFLRDRGIEPSNIMELWSIEAIKRSVMSGLGIAYLPLVAVQDEVEEGKLKIIPCEADVKQLYSQVLYHKNKWISPALSSFIDITLKHTRDRACEETTC, encoded by the coding sequence ATGGAAATACGCCATTTTGTTACGTTTAAAAAGGTTATTGAAACGGGTAGCTTTACACAAGCAGCAGAAAATTTAGGCTACACTCAATCCACAGTGACTTCTCATATTCAGGCACTTGAAGAACATTTAGGTGGACCTCTGTTTGATCGGATGGGTCGAAAGGTTGGGTTGACTGATATTGGCAAGAAGTTGTTGCCCTATACTCAAGAGATTTTAGATACCTATGAAAAAATCGAAAGCATTACTAGTGAGGAAAAGGATATTAGAGGGACGATAAAGATTGCGGCTCCTGAATCTCTTACGGTATACCGCTTAGAACCGATATTAAGAGAATATCGAAAGAAATTTCCTCATGTAAGCATCCGTTTAAGTAATGCCACTTGCGGTGATAACAAGAAAGCAATACTTAATGGTAGTGCAGATATTGCGTTTGTTATGTTGCCACGGTTTGAGGATTCAGATTTAGTTATCCTTCCGTTAATAAACGAACCGATTGTTCTCGTTGGAAGTCCTGACTGTTCACTGAACAGTTTAGCTAAAAGTTACGAAAATCAGAAGCTTAGCGAGTGTTTAATTACTAACGAGAAAGAAGCCAGTTATCGAAGAATATTTGAAGAGTTCTTACGTGATAGAGGGATTGAACCTTCTAACATCATGGAACTTTGGAGTATTGAGGCGATAAAGCGGTCTGTAATGAGTGGGCTTGGTATTGCTTATTTACCTTTAGTGGCTGTACAGGATGAAGTCGAAGAAGGAAAGTTGAAAATTATTCCTTGTGAAGCTGACGTAAAACAGCTATATTCTCAAGTTCTTTATCACAAAAATAAATGGATTTCCCCTGCACTATCAAGTTTTATAGATATTACCTTGAAACATACAAGAGACAGGGCATGTGAGGAGACTACTTGTTGA
- a CDS encoding GyrI-like domain-containing protein yields the protein MDYRIEVIDFEVEIVGVKQKVVTEDAFNTIPRLWEEATKNGLLQRLIDMSWENSQSKMEGILGVCGIHAAITDKEFDYFMGCRYISGPTSEMEKIVIPKSTWAVFPTITEAWKRLYTEWLPTSGYELADLPCIENHLAPDRVPNSELWVPVITK from the coding sequence ATGGATTATAGAATTGAAGTAATAGATTTTGAGGTTGAAATTGTTGGAGTAAAACAGAAAGTCGTTACAGAGGATGCTTTTAATACAATCCCTAGATTATGGGAAGAAGCGACTAAGAATGGATTGTTACAAAGGCTAATTGATATGTCATGGGAAAATTCACAAAGCAAAATGGAAGGGATTTTAGGTGTATGTGGAATACATGCTGCTATTACGGATAAAGAATTTGATTATTTTATGGGTTGCCGTTATATAAGTGGTCCCACCAGCGAGATGGAGAAAATAGTGATCCCGAAAAGTACATGGGCTGTTTTTCCAACTATTACTGAGGCATGGAAGCGTCTTTACACTGAATGGCTGCCTACATCAGGATATGAATTGGCAGACCTCCCTTGTATTGAGAATCATTTAGCACCTGATAGAGTTCCTAATAGTGAGCTTTGGGTTCCTGTTATAACGAAATAG
- a CDS encoding lipid II flippase Amj family protein, producing MELITGKVIIISLFLLIITMIETLAYSTRISGARVKFIATALSLFSMLVIVSRFSTMIQQPLTAKLIAEAPDVDKLHYIEEQYRILIGMTSIGVLLGILLFPTFINIFSRAIIQLSNQRGSIIGMFANQFNRNGIRKIVICFRLPRFTYLKGITLKTIPKRLFVINVIISAVFTIGVLSSIYASMLVPEDYAQAALMSSGIINGIATILLTLFIDPKASVLADRVMKKQTDYIYLKSYSLTMISSKFLGTIVAQLLFIPAAYYVAWFAKWI from the coding sequence ATGGAGCTAATTACAGGAAAAGTAATAATAATATCCTTATTTTTATTAATCATTACAATGATCGAAACATTAGCTTATTCAACAAGGATTTCAGGGGCAAGGGTCAAATTTATTGCAACGGCTTTATCTTTGTTTAGTATGCTAGTGATCGTTTCAAGATTTTCTACAATGATTCAACAACCTTTAACAGCAAAACTTATCGCAGAAGCACCTGATGTAGACAAATTACACTATATAGAGGAACAGTATAGGATATTAATTGGTATGACCTCTATTGGAGTGTTATTGGGAATTCTGTTATTTCCTACGTTCATCAACATCTTTTCAAGAGCAATTATCCAACTTTCCAATCAACGTGGTTCAATAATTGGAATGTTTGCTAATCAATTCAATCGAAATGGCATTAGAAAAATAGTAATATGTTTTAGGCTTCCGAGATTTACATACCTTAAGGGAATTACGTTAAAAACCATTCCGAAGCGACTCTTTGTGATTAATGTTATCATTTCCGCTGTATTCACCATTGGGGTACTATCTTCCATTTATGCATCAATGTTAGTTCCAGAAGATTATGCTCAGGCCGCATTAATGTCATCTGGCATAATAAATGGTATAGCAACTATTTTGTTGACATTATTTATTGACCCAAAAGCCTCCGTGTTAGCTGATAGAGTAATGAAAAAACAAACGGATTATATTTACTTAAAAAGTTACTCTCTCACGATGATTAGTTCAAAATTCCTGGGGACAATTGTGGCTCAACTTCTGTTTATCCCTGCTGCCTATTATGTAGCTTGGTTTGCAAAGTGGATTTAA
- a CDS encoding spore germination protein — protein sequence MYNTLQEELENNINNLKMSFNNTSDLNIREIKFGTKKDEVFNIVYIDGIVDKNILQDSVILPIIKALNIGKPIIQNEFINIAANTILPAASVNITNSYQDVIDAIIQGKTVILINGVRDVIITDTSKWQERALEKSSGESTPNGMILGFSEKANTNINLLRGMIKNEQLCVQKMTLGSKSKTNIYLLFLNDIVDRGILSEVRKRLKKVDVKYILQGRVVQEIVEGKQNTMFPLSMNSERPDVAAASIFEGRVILMVDGNPQVMIFPALFLDFLQAPDEYFSNYGRFSIRLIRLLSFFITVFLPGIYVSLDKYGIDQLPKKVYESLVSKNELLPTFWEEIVLLILFRIVIDSTFRIPSNSVTLVALIGSIVIGETAVFAKLIHPVGLIVIGLTFITGILFGNKGLTATLNTLRYIFLIVAYYLGFPGMIIGSTFLLIYIVSLRSIGVPYLSPLIPFRPVELKDSLYRGNLETLINSKHSYPEDNH from the coding sequence ATGTACAATACTTTGCAAGAGGAACTCGAGAATAATATAAACAATCTAAAAATGAGCTTTAACAATACTTCTGATCTAAATATTAGAGAAATTAAGTTTGGGACTAAAAAGGATGAAGTTTTTAACATAGTTTATATAGATGGTATAGTTGATAAAAACATTCTTCAAGATTCCGTAATTCTTCCAATAATTAAGGCATTAAATATCGGTAAACCGATAATCCAGAACGAGTTTATAAATATTGCAGCCAATACAATACTTCCAGCAGCGAGTGTTAATATTACAAACTCATACCAAGATGTAATTGATGCAATAATTCAAGGTAAAACCGTTATATTAATTAACGGGGTGAGAGATGTCATCATTACAGATACTTCAAAGTGGCAAGAAAGGGCTTTGGAAAAGTCTTCAGGAGAAAGCACTCCAAATGGAATGATTTTGGGTTTTTCAGAAAAAGCAAATACCAATATAAACCTTTTAAGGGGGATGATAAAAAATGAGCAATTATGCGTACAAAAGATGACTTTAGGATCTAAATCTAAAACTAACATTTATCTACTTTTTCTAAATGATATTGTAGATAGAGGTATTCTAAGTGAAGTTAGGAAAAGACTTAAAAAAGTTGATGTTAAATATATTTTACAAGGAAGGGTAGTTCAAGAGATAGTAGAAGGTAAACAAAACACAATGTTTCCTTTATCTATGAATTCAGAACGGCCTGATGTAGCAGCTGCCAGCATTTTTGAAGGACGTGTAATATTGATGGTAGATGGAAATCCACAAGTGATGATATTTCCAGCTTTGTTCCTTGACTTTTTACAAGCCCCTGATGAGTATTTTTCCAATTATGGAAGGTTTTCTATAAGATTAATACGCCTTTTATCCTTTTTTATAACAGTTTTCCTCCCTGGTATATATGTTTCACTTGATAAGTATGGAATTGATCAACTGCCAAAAAAGGTTTACGAATCTTTAGTATCAAAGAATGAACTTTTACCAACATTTTGGGAAGAAATCGTACTTCTAATTTTATTTCGAATCGTTATAGATTCAACTTTCAGAATACCAAGTAATTCAGTAACTTTAGTTGCACTAATTGGATCTATAGTAATAGGTGAAACCGCAGTTTTCGCAAAGTTGATACATCCTGTTGGTCTTATAGTGATTGGTTTAACGTTTATAACGGGGATATTATTTGGTAATAAAGGACTTACAGCAACATTAAATACCCTAAGATATATTTTCCTTATAGTTGCTTACTACCTCGGTTTCCCTGGAATGATTATCGGTTCCACATTTTTATTGATTTATATAGTTAGTTTAAGGTCAATTGGAGTCCCATATCTTTCTCCTCTTATTCCTTTTAGACCTGTAGAACTGAAAGATTCTCTGTATAGAGGTAATTTAGAAACATTAATTAACAGTAAACATAGTTATCCAGAAGATAATCACTAA